The Thermocrinis sp. genome has a segment encoding these proteins:
- a CDS encoding DUF3488 and transglutaminase-like domain-containing protein → MLYSILKRLLESPKGATLLWIYLSAGVGVFSLNGVAHIFYISLCILFILLGSIMDYKNFYPIKRMFLNLLGITITIYFASQLSLENLAEPLSNLLIMLIGIKFLEEKKPRDIYQILILSLLSLSLATLYNLSISFLILLMLYSFLGITSLVFTNAYKQNQKNYQPLEIFGYYLAASVFLFLAVPLLSVPFFVFLPRTQFPIFDVFGRKDGLKTGIASEVSLGKVGEIQQDNTVAFRVFGLPKSIREPYWRVQVFDTYENNRWISTLKESFSPLKGMGEVSYTIILEPHYEDYLPLLDFPYSISSLEGIKGQVFVGPGGTFKVSTNVNKVIRYVASSVSEPVSSYETLASAYTYVPKQIPESIRKLASSLTSGVVDEEEKVRRVLKHFAEGGYSYTLKLEKYEGDPLEYFLFVSKKGNCEYYASATALLLRLMGIPARVVGGFKGALWNDYGKYYIVTNSMAHVWVEAYLKDRWVRIDTTPSYQSPAVKRISSFSLLKDAIVSFWYTNVIGFSVEKQISVFKAFGKGAKWSVKRENLTLIFKYILLAFLLATPFYLIFLYYTQFRKTPENLYKRLTQVLGSKEEPERLLEKFKSKSFYHHLEYIVRLYQRHRYSNYKVYADEIKRGYRALEEIKRLLNNSDRSLS, encoded by the coding sequence ATGCTATACAGTATCTTAAAAAGGCTTCTTGAAAGCCCAAAGGGAGCCACGCTGCTTTGGATATACCTGTCCGCTGGCGTGGGTGTGTTTTCTCTAAATGGAGTAGCGCACATCTTCTATATTTCCCTTTGTATCCTCTTTATCCTCCTTGGCTCTATTATGGACTACAAAAACTTTTATCCTATAAAGCGCATGTTTTTAAACTTACTGGGAATAACAATCACCATTTACTTTGCATCTCAGCTAAGCCTTGAAAATCTCGCTGAGCCACTTTCCAATCTACTTATCATGCTCATCGGGATCAAATTTCTTGAAGAAAAAAAGCCAAGGGACATATATCAGATTTTGATACTCAGCTTACTTTCTCTTTCCTTAGCAACTCTTTACAACCTTTCAATCAGCTTTTTGATACTGCTTATGCTCTATAGCTTTTTAGGTATAACCTCCCTCGTGTTTACAAATGCATACAAACAGAACCAGAAAAATTACCAACCTTTGGAGATTTTTGGGTATTATTTAGCAGCTTCTGTTTTTCTCTTTTTGGCAGTTCCACTTCTCTCCGTGCCGTTTTTCGTTTTTCTTCCAAGAACCCAATTTCCTATTTTTGATGTATTCGGTAGAAAAGATGGGCTAAAGACTGGTATAGCAAGCGAGGTGTCACTGGGAAAGGTAGGTGAGATACAGCAGGACAACACGGTGGCTTTTAGGGTGTTTGGTCTGCCGAAGAGTATAAGGGAACCATACTGGAGGGTCCAGGTGTTTGACACGTACGAAAACAACAGATGGATTAGCACGCTTAAGGAGAGTTTTTCTCCTTTGAAGGGTATGGGAGAAGTTAGTTATACGATTATTCTTGAACCCCACTATGAAGATTACCTACCCTTGCTGGATTTTCCTTATAGTATAAGCTCTTTGGAAGGTATAAAAGGACAGGTTTTTGTCGGTCCTGGTGGAACTTTTAAAGTATCTACTAACGTAAACAAGGTCATAAGGTATGTTGCAAGTTCTGTCTCTGAACCTGTTTCAAGCTATGAAACGCTTGCTAGCGCATATACTTATGTACCCAAGCAAATACCAGAAAGCATAAGAAAGCTGGCAAGCAGTTTAACCTCAGGGGTGGTGGATGAAGAGGAGAAAGTTAGAAGGGTTTTAAAACACTTCGCCGAAGGAGGATACAGCTATACACTAAAGTTAGAGAAATACGAAGGAGACCCGTTGGAGTACTTTCTCTTCGTGTCCAAAAAGGGCAACTGTGAATATTACGCAAGTGCCACCGCTCTTTTGCTTAGACTAATGGGCATACCAGCAAGGGTAGTAGGAGGTTTTAAAGGAGCTTTGTGGAATGACTATGGAAAATACTATATTGTAACAAACTCCATGGCTCACGTGTGGGTAGAGGCATATCTGAAAGACAGATGGGTTAGAATAGACACCACTCCAAGCTACCAATCTCCAGCGGTTAAGCGTATATCTAGCTTTTCGTTGCTAAAGGACGCTATTGTTTCTTTTTGGTACACCAACGTAATCGGTTTTTCTGTGGAGAAGCAAATAAGCGTGTTTAAAGCCTTTGGTAAGGGAGCCAAATGGAGCGTAAAGAGGGAGAATCTAACGCTGATATTTAAGTACATTCTTCTGGCTTTTCTGTTGGCTACGCCCTTTTACCTGATTTTCTTGTATTACACGCAGTTTAGAAAAACGCCAGAGAATCTTTATAAAAGGCTTACGCAAGTCTTAGGATCAAAGGAAGAACCAGAACGACTACTGGAGAAGTTCAAGAGTAAGAGTTTCTACCATCACTTGGAATACATAGTTAGGCTTTACCAAAGGCACAGGTATTCCAATTATAAAGTATACGCTGACGAGATAAAAAGGGGCTACAGAGCCTTAGAGGAAATAAAAAGGCTTCTCAATAATTCTGATCGCTCCTTATCCTGA
- a CDS encoding HD domain-containing protein, translated as MFKEVSDPIYEFIRVYPDELEILDTFTFQRLRHIKQLGITHMVFPSAQHTRFEHSLGVMNLAESIYGSLGYKDRKLLKVVRLAALLHDVGHPPFSHTTEVLLGDKSHEVVGKELILSGELNEKLKKIGFSQEDIELLVRLAFKEPKNEEEKVLSHIITGELGADRMDYLRRDAYFCGTSYGFFDYGRILSHLRVINGKKCADKSAIRALESFFLGRFFMYTQVYFHKVVRILNIHLLELIKDYMEREFFSKEEFHHLTDAHLIGWALKEKNNPLVRRLFLREHFREVFSTDDLNEYVQVVEFLKEKLDESMLRFDKAEKNVMDEGFYISYDGALKELREVSQLIRSLKNIRIYRIYVEASLKNHAIQYLKKAS; from the coding sequence ATGTTTAAAGAAGTATCGGATCCAATCTACGAATTCATAAGGGTTTATCCCGATGAATTGGAAATCCTGGATACCTTTACTTTTCAAAGGTTGAGGCACATAAAACAGCTGGGTATTACGCACATGGTATTTCCCTCTGCCCAACATACAAGGTTTGAGCATTCCTTAGGTGTGATGAATTTAGCAGAGAGTATATACGGATCGCTTGGCTATAAGGATAGAAAACTTTTGAAGGTTGTAAGGTTGGCTGCTCTATTGCATGATGTGGGACATCCACCCTTTTCCCACACTACAGAAGTGCTTTTGGGGGACAAAAGCCACGAGGTAGTGGGAAAGGAGCTTATTCTATCGGGAGAGCTAAACGAAAAGTTGAAAAAGATTGGTTTTTCTCAAGAAGATATAGAGCTTCTTGTTAGACTTGCCTTTAAGGAACCAAAGAATGAAGAGGAAAAAGTCCTATCCCACATCATAACTGGGGAGTTAGGAGCGGATAGGATGGATTATCTCAGAAGGGATGCCTATTTTTGCGGCACATCTTACGGTTTTTTTGATTACGGTAGAATACTTAGCCATTTAAGGGTAATAAACGGTAAAAAGTGTGCAGATAAGAGCGCCATAAGAGCTTTGGAGAGCTTTTTCTTGGGAAGGTTTTTTATGTACACGCAGGTGTACTTTCATAAGGTTGTTCGCATTCTAAACATACACTTGCTGGAGCTAATAAAGGATTACATGGAAAGAGAATTTTTTTCTAAGGAAGAATTCCACCATCTAACGGATGCACACCTAATAGGATGGGCTTTAAAAGAAAAGAATAACCCTTTGGTTAGAAGACTCTTTTTAAGAGAACACTTCAGAGAAGTCTTTAGCACGGACGATCTGAACGAGTATGTGCAGGTTGTGGAGTTTTTGAAAGAAAAGCTGGATGAGAGTATGTTAAGGTTTGATAAGGCAGAAAAGAACGTAATGGACGAAGGATTTTACATTAGCTACGATGGGGCTTTGAAAGAGCTAAGAGAAGTATCCCAACTTATAAGAAGCCTGAAAAACATAAGGATATACAGGATATATGTAGAAGCAAGCTTGAAGAATCATGCTATACAGTATCTTAAAAAGGCTTCTTGA
- a CDS encoding LptF/LptG family permease produces the protein MLYRFLAWRITKVAFTVSLILSALFLLVQFIQLDQVLLKSPAKESVLFLSVWLLYFFSYFLPSSMVVAFGWVFFDLKESKKLNVITSFGKSSTSIFYKVLLLCAPLFFSVAIVGFFIKQEDIFYLRKLFIYKYHTEIIKGIPEKGFYTIGKINIRVEKKNANVFNDVFLKVEDNLISAKEAIFRDGELILRNGSLVLKKDDRYYLTKFQSYKLSFLNILLLEERRKDRFLLPVFNITLGLIFTFVVFYTVLKYIGKHTKLYYTLGLLMTIYHLVLILLRAKF, from the coding sequence ATGCTTTACAGGTTCTTAGCTTGGAGAATTACAAAAGTAGCATTTACAGTAAGTTTAATCCTATCGGCGTTATTTTTGTTAGTTCAATTCATTCAATTAGATCAAGTACTTTTAAAATCCCCAGCAAAAGAATCAGTTTTGTTCCTGTCTGTTTGGTTGTTGTACTTTTTTTCTTACTTTCTCCCATCTTCCATGGTAGTTGCCTTCGGCTGGGTGTTTTTTGACCTCAAAGAGAGCAAAAAACTGAATGTAATAACATCTTTTGGAAAGAGTTCTACAAGTATTTTTTATAAAGTTCTTCTACTCTGTGCCCCTTTGTTTTTCTCGGTTGCTATCGTAGGATTTTTTATAAAACAGGAGGACATATTCTATCTAAGAAAGTTGTTTATATACAAATACCACACAGAAATCATCAAAGGCATTCCAGAAAAGGGATTTTATACCATAGGCAAAATTAACATACGGGTAGAAAAAAAGAATGCCAACGTTTTTAATGATGTTTTCTTAAAGGTGGAGGACAATCTTATAAGTGCAAAAGAGGCAATTTTTCGTGATGGGGAGCTTATCTTAAGGAATGGCTCTCTTGTGTTGAAAAAAGACGATAGATATTACTTGACCAAATTCCAAAGCTATAAACTTAGTTTTTTAAACATACTTCTTTTAGAAGAGAGGAGGAAAGACCGCTTCCTTTTGCCTGTGTTCAACATCACACTGGGTCTAATTTTTACTTTTGTAGTTTTTTACACTGTCCTAAAGTACATTGGGAAACATACAAAGTTGTATTACACTTTGGGGCTTTTGATGACTATCTACCATTTGGTGTTAATTCTCTTGAGGGCTAAATTTTAG
- a CDS encoding tetratricopeptide repeat protein — MKILVFFLLSVGFVFAYNQYRDYLFCRYFQDTNPSEALRFCVRALQREPTPSLYVDTIRLSVIQKKFQEALSLALKFKKEFPQDQEPYLVLHSVYTLKGETQKALEALEEGYKVRPDSKQIMAFLAEDYIKMNRLQDAKNVLENLAKVAIDNPYPYYMLARIYLTEGLKDKAIEYLDKTLQINKTFEAGFVTLGSIYETEKEFSKAESLYKDVLKEDPRNKVALERLANLYLITGRVEDAKEVYRRLIEYYQDVGYKTQYIFLLLRASEFQEAEKLAAELHLENPKDLNVAFVYGITLESNKKKREAIEVYKKLLEENPDNVKIMERLAALYIDEREYDKARDLLKRALDITPDSYEINLLMASLLSEEEKAEESLNFVDRSINLDPKDYRGYFLKAIVLDKLGRIVDAENNLKKAIELRPEDPDLYNHLGYSLLLWYEGARVEEAEKLILKALEKDSENPAYIDSYAWVLYYKGEYLKAYELLLKALEKEKEDPVIWEHLGDVLQKLGRKSEALESYRKSWEMLEKGKRGEPGQRERLEKKLRQ; from the coding sequence ATGAAAATCCTGGTTTTTTTTCTTCTGTCTGTTGGTTTTGTGTTTGCATACAACCAGTATAGAGACTACCTTTTCTGCAGGTATTTTCAAGACACAAATCCTTCAGAAGCCCTAAGGTTCTGCGTCAGAGCTTTGCAGAGAGAGCCTACCCCAAGTTTATACGTAGATACTATCAGACTTTCTGTGATTCAGAAAAAATTCCAAGAAGCCCTTTCCCTTGCATTGAAGTTCAAAAAGGAGTTTCCTCAGGATCAGGAACCCTATTTGGTGCTTCACAGCGTGTATACCCTCAAGGGAGAAACACAAAAAGCCTTAGAAGCTTTAGAAGAGGGATACAAAGTAAGACCCGATTCCAAGCAGATAATGGCATTCTTAGCGGAAGACTACATAAAGATGAACAGACTACAAGATGCCAAAAATGTATTGGAAAATTTAGCAAAGGTGGCAATAGACAATCCTTACCCTTATTACATGCTGGCTCGTATATACCTTACAGAAGGTCTAAAGGACAAAGCCATAGAGTATTTGGATAAAACCTTGCAAATAAATAAAACCTTTGAAGCGGGTTTTGTTACTTTGGGAAGTATATACGAAACGGAAAAAGAATTTTCAAAGGCAGAAAGCCTGTATAAAGATGTCCTGAAGGAAGACCCAAGGAACAAGGTAGCCCTTGAAAGGCTTGCAAATCTTTATCTCATCACCGGAAGAGTTGAGGACGCAAAGGAAGTCTATAGGAGGCTGATAGAATATTACCAAGATGTTGGCTACAAAACCCAATATATTTTCTTACTTCTGCGAGCGTCGGAGTTTCAAGAGGCGGAAAAGTTGGCTGCAGAGCTCCACTTGGAAAACCCAAAGGACCTTAATGTAGCCTTCGTTTACGGTATAACCTTAGAATCAAACAAAAAGAAGCGAGAGGCGATAGAAGTATATAAAAAACTCCTTGAAGAAAACCCAGATAACGTGAAAATTATGGAAAGATTGGCCGCCCTTTATATAGACGAGAGGGAATACGATAAAGCAAGGGATTTACTCAAAAGAGCTTTAGACATAACGCCTGATAGCTACGAAATCAACCTTTTAATGGCAAGCCTTCTAAGTGAAGAGGAAAAGGCAGAGGAGAGTTTAAACTTTGTGGACAGATCAATAAATTTAGACCCTAAGGACTACAGAGGCTACTTTTTAAAGGCAATAGTTTTGGATAAACTCGGGAGGATAGTAGATGCAGAGAATAACTTAAAAAAAGCCATAGAGTTAAGACCGGAGGATCCAGACCTTTACAATCACCTTGGATATTCTTTACTGCTTTGGTATGAGGGTGCAAGAGTGGAGGAAGCTGAAAAGCTCATACTAAAAGCCTTAGAAAAAGACAGTGAAAATCCAGCTTACATAGACAGCTACGCATGGGTTCTTTACTATAAAGGGGAATATCTTAAAGCCTACGAGCTTTTACTTAAAGCCCTTGAAAAGGAAAAAGAAGACCCAGTAATTTGGGAACACCTTGGTGATGTGCTTCAGAAGTTGGGCAGGAAAAGTGAGGCGTTAGAATCTTACAGAAAGTCTTGGGAGATGTTGGAAAAAGGTAAAAGGGGAGAACCAGGACAGAGAGAGCGATTGGAAAAAAAACTTAGACAGTAA
- a CDS encoding universal stress protein, with translation MKFLVPVDFTDITNPLLRVAKKLALMRSAQILLLHAVSPVIYLLYPESFGISPIDLSKLSELESRNIQIAKQRLDALRDFLNPVEVDTLVDVGDPAEVILSKEKLADLIILGSHSRGLIEKILIGSTSEKVVSYSHKPVLVLKGQEVESFKNVCVAHDLSRYAQEAFEFFLDLIPAEDGSRLTILHVEETVEIPMVDVLTEKITQRIEEEKVKYFNSLLEKAQNSGWTAELVIEKYSSVSDGIAQFLKQKKYDLLVMGSRGLSGFKRVILGSTSSEVVKKVEIPVLIHKGFYL, from the coding sequence ATGAAATTTTTAGTGCCCGTGGACTTTACAGATATCACCAATCCCCTTTTAAGGGTAGCCAAAAAGCTCGCCCTTATGCGTTCTGCTCAAATTTTACTTTTGCATGCAGTCTCACCGGTAATTTATCTTCTTTACCCTGAGAGTTTTGGTATTAGCCCTATTGACCTATCCAAGTTGTCTGAGTTAGAAAGTAGGAATATCCAGATAGCTAAGCAAAGACTTGACGCCCTTCGTGATTTTTTAAATCCTGTGGAAGTTGATACCCTAGTGGATGTAGGAGATCCTGCAGAGGTCATCCTCAGCAAAGAAAAACTTGCAGACCTTATAATCTTAGGAAGTCACAGTAGAGGGTTGATTGAAAAAATACTCATAGGTTCCACTTCAGAGAAAGTGGTCAGTTACTCCCACAAGCCTGTATTGGTTCTAAAGGGGCAAGAAGTAGAAAGCTTTAAAAATGTCTGCGTAGCGCATGATCTTTCAAGGTATGCCCAAGAAGCCTTTGAGTTTTTCTTGGATCTTATACCAGCAGAAGATGGCTCACGGCTAACCATATTGCATGTGGAAGAAACTGTGGAAATACCGATGGTAGATGTATTAACTGAAAAGATAACCCAAAGGATAGAGGAAGAAAAGGTAAAATACTTTAACTCTCTTTTAGAAAAAGCACAGAATAGTGGCTGGACCGCAGAGCTGGTCATAGAAAAATACAGTAGCGTATCAGATGGGATTGCCCAGTTTCTAAAACAGAAAAAATATGACCTTTTGGTCATGGGAAGCAGAGGTCTTTCTGGTTTTAAGCGAGTAATCCTTGGAAGCACTTCTTCCGAGGTGGTTAAAAAAGTAGAAATCCCCGTTCTCATACATAAGGGCTTCTATCTATGA
- a CDS encoding inositol monophosphatase family protein, with amino-acid sequence MKESHVEHFLRVAKEACIIGGFVIKEYFGKLLSDHIYFKGEKDLVSQADRESEDRIRDYILKHFPDHSVVGEENGGDAKGNEVWFVDPLDGTKNFVSGFPIFGVSVGLVVEDRPIVGAVYLPYFNNLYYAAEGLGAYKDGKRISVSTRDVLKRMSVSYGFPSRAKRELNLYWEIIREVFDKVGSMRRPGAAAVDLCFLAEGIFDGLIEFELNPWDVVAGMVIAKEAGGMVKLTKGLTNGTDVIAGSSYIFPYLEEVVKLKLGV; translated from the coding sequence ATGAAAGAGTCGCACGTTGAACACTTCCTCCGGGTAGCAAAGGAGGCTTGTATCATAGGTGGTTTTGTAATAAAAGAATACTTTGGCAAACTTTTGTCTGATCATATTTACTTCAAAGGAGAGAAGGATTTAGTAAGTCAGGCGGACAGAGAATCGGAGGACAGAATAAGGGACTACATCCTTAAACACTTTCCAGACCACTCGGTTGTTGGGGAAGAAAATGGGGGAGATGCAAAGGGAAATGAAGTATGGTTCGTAGATCCGTTGGATGGGACAAAGAACTTTGTGTCTGGTTTTCCAATATTTGGCGTTTCTGTGGGATTGGTGGTGGAAGACAGACCCATCGTGGGTGCAGTTTACTTGCCCTACTTTAACAACTTATACTATGCGGCAGAAGGTTTGGGGGCGTACAAGGATGGTAAAAGAATTTCCGTCAGCACAAGGGATGTATTAAAAAGAATGTCCGTTTCCTATGGCTTTCCTTCCAGAGCAAAGCGAGAGCTAAACTTGTACTGGGAGATTATTAGAGAGGTATTTGATAAAGTGGGTTCAATGAGAAGACCTGGGGCAGCAGCTGTGGATCTTTGCTTTTTGGCGGAGGGTATATTCGATGGGTTGATTGAGTTTGAACTCAACCCTTGGGATGTGGTAGCTGGAATGGTTATAGCTAAAGAAGCAGGAGGAATGGTAAAACTAACCAAGGGATTAACCAATGGGACTGACGTAATAGCAGGTTCTTCTTACATCTTCCCTTACCTTGAGGAAGTGGTAAAATTGAAGTTAGGGGTTTAG